One Streptomyces drozdowiczii DNA segment encodes these proteins:
- a CDS encoding 8-oxoguanine deaminase: MAAPAAPDRVERIVIENCSIATVDAADTEYASGYVVVAGNRIESVGAGRAPEGLENVVRRIDGTGHLATPGLINTHHHFYQWITRGLATDHNLFNWLVALYPTWARIDEPMARAAAQGSLAMMALGGVTTAMDHHYVYPKGSGDLSGAIIGAARDMGVRFTLARGSMDRSEKDGGLPPDFAVETLEGALAATEATVDAHHDASFDAMTQVAVAPCSPFSVSTELMRQGAELARRKGVRLHTHGSETVEEEKFCHELFGMGPTDYFESTGWLGEDVWMAHCVHMNDSDIAAFARTGTGVAHCPSSNARLAAGIARVPDMLAAGVPVGLGVDGTASNESGELHTELRNALLINRLGPHRERALNARQALRLGTYGGAQVLGRAAQTGSLEAGKLADLVLWKLDTLAHASIADPVTALVFGAAAPVTLSLVDGKPVVESGRLVTADEDAIARATRDEARRLAQIAAGA, from the coding sequence ATGGCAGCACCGGCAGCCCCCGACCGGGTGGAGCGCATCGTCATCGAGAACTGCTCGATCGCGACCGTCGACGCCGCCGACACCGAGTACGCCTCGGGCTATGTCGTCGTCGCCGGGAACCGCATCGAGTCCGTCGGCGCCGGCCGGGCACCCGAGGGCCTGGAGAACGTCGTACGCCGGATCGACGGAACCGGCCACCTGGCAACCCCCGGCCTGATCAACACGCACCACCACTTCTACCAGTGGATCACCCGGGGCCTGGCCACCGACCACAACCTCTTCAACTGGCTGGTCGCGCTGTACCCGACGTGGGCGCGCATCGACGAGCCGATGGCCCGCGCCGCCGCGCAGGGCTCGCTCGCCATGATGGCGCTCGGCGGTGTCACCACCGCGATGGACCACCACTACGTCTACCCGAAGGGCTCCGGCGACCTGTCCGGCGCCATCATCGGGGCCGCCCGCGACATGGGCGTACGCTTCACCCTCGCCCGGGGCTCCATGGACCGCAGCGAGAAGGACGGCGGGCTGCCCCCGGACTTCGCCGTGGAGACCCTGGAAGGCGCGCTCGCCGCCACCGAGGCGACCGTCGACGCCCACCACGACGCCTCCTTCGACGCGATGACCCAGGTCGCCGTCGCCCCCTGCTCGCCGTTCTCCGTATCCACCGAACTCATGCGCCAGGGCGCCGAACTGGCCCGGCGCAAGGGCGTGCGGCTGCACACCCACGGCTCGGAGACCGTGGAGGAGGAGAAGTTCTGCCACGAGCTGTTCGGCATGGGCCCCACGGACTACTTCGAGTCCACCGGCTGGCTCGGCGAGGATGTGTGGATGGCGCACTGCGTCCACATGAACGACTCGGACATCGCGGCCTTCGCCCGCACCGGCACCGGCGTCGCCCACTGCCCGTCGTCCAACGCCCGCCTCGCCGCGGGCATCGCCCGCGTCCCGGACATGCTCGCCGCCGGGGTCCCGGTCGGCCTCGGCGTCGACGGCACCGCGTCCAACGAGTCCGGCGAGCTCCACACCGAACTCCGCAACGCCCTCCTCATCAACCGCCTCGGCCCGCACCGCGAGCGCGCCCTGAACGCCCGTCAGGCGCTGCGCCTCGGCACCTACGGCGGCGCCCAGGTCCTGGGCCGCGCCGCGCAGACCGGCTCGCTGGAGGCCGGCAAGCTCGCCGACCTGGTCCTCTGGAAGCTGGACACCCTCGCCCACGCCTCCATCGCCGACCCGGTCACCGCGCTCGTCTTCGGCGCCGCCGCCCCGGTCACCCTGTCGCTGGTCGACGGCAAGCCGGTCGTGGAGTCCGGCCGCCTGGTCACCGCGGACGAGGACGCCATCGCCCGCGCCACCCGCGACGAGGCCCGCCGCCTCGCCCAGATCGCCGCCGGAGCCTGA
- a CDS encoding nucleobase:cation symporter-2 family protein, with amino-acid sequence MAQPASGPAEAEGPCSTPPERAVHPVDEKLTPSRLLPAALQHIAAMYAGVVTPPLIIGQAVGLDAAGMTRLIAASLLIAGCATLLQTLGIGGLAGNRLPFVNAASSAGIAPMLAIAETNAPGHQLPAIYGAVLVAGVFCLAVGPFFGRLLRFFPPLVTGVVITLIGVTLMPVPVSWAQGGDKTATDFGDMKYLALAAFTLVVILLIQRFGRGFLRQVALLMGLLIGTLAAVPFGLADFSSLRDAPLAAVPTPFAFGAPEFQPAAILSLCIVMLVLMTESSAGMLAVGEICDRRTDGRTLTRGLRTDGIATLIGPVFGGFPTSAFAQNVGVVSLTRVRSRYVVAAAGAALLVLGLFPVLGAVVSLVPMPVLGGAGIVLFGSIAVSGIRTLSEAGLDDSSNIILVAVALGAGIVPLAAPGFYADFPSWAQTVLGSGISAGALVAVLLNLFFHHLGTHGRTAVALKSS; translated from the coding sequence ATGGCACAGCCAGCATCCGGGCCCGCGGAAGCAGAAGGCCCCTGTTCCACCCCGCCGGAGCGTGCGGTGCACCCGGTGGACGAGAAGCTCACCCCCTCGCGGCTCCTGCCGGCCGCCCTCCAGCACATCGCCGCCATGTACGCCGGTGTCGTCACCCCTCCGCTGATCATCGGCCAGGCCGTCGGCCTCGACGCGGCGGGCATGACCCGGCTCATCGCGGCCAGCCTCCTCATCGCCGGCTGCGCCACCCTGCTCCAGACCCTCGGCATCGGCGGCCTCGCCGGCAACCGGCTGCCGTTCGTCAACGCCGCGTCCTCCGCCGGTATCGCCCCGATGCTCGCCATCGCCGAGACCAACGCGCCCGGACACCAACTGCCCGCGATCTACGGCGCGGTGCTCGTCGCCGGAGTGTTCTGCCTGGCCGTCGGGCCGTTCTTCGGCAGACTCCTGCGCTTCTTCCCGCCCCTGGTCACCGGCGTCGTGATCACCCTCATCGGGGTCACCCTGATGCCCGTACCGGTCTCCTGGGCGCAGGGCGGCGACAAGACGGCCACCGACTTCGGTGACATGAAGTACCTCGCGCTCGCCGCGTTCACCCTCGTCGTCATCCTGCTCATCCAGCGCTTCGGACGCGGCTTCCTGCGCCAAGTCGCGCTGCTCATGGGGCTGTTGATCGGCACGCTGGCCGCCGTGCCGTTCGGGCTCGCCGACTTCTCCTCGCTGCGCGACGCCCCGCTCGCCGCCGTACCCACGCCGTTCGCCTTCGGGGCGCCGGAGTTCCAGCCGGCCGCGATCCTCTCGCTGTGCATCGTGATGCTCGTCCTGATGACCGAGTCCTCCGCCGGGATGCTGGCCGTCGGTGAGATCTGCGACCGCCGCACCGACGGACGCACCCTCACCCGCGGCCTGCGCACCGACGGCATCGCCACCCTGATCGGCCCGGTCTTCGGCGGCTTCCCCACCAGCGCCTTCGCGCAGAACGTGGGCGTCGTCTCGCTCACCAGGGTCCGCAGCCGTTACGTCGTCGCCGCGGCCGGAGCCGCGCTGCTGGTGCTCGGCCTCTTCCCGGTGCTCGGCGCGGTCGTCTCGCTCGTCCCGATGCCCGTGCTCGGCGGCGCCGGCATCGTCCTCTTCGGCTCGATCGCGGTCAGCGGCATCCGTACGCTCTCCGAAGCCGGCCTGGACGACAGCTCCAACATCATCCTGGTCGCCGTGGCCCTCGGCGCGGGCATCGTCCCGCTCGCCGCGCCCGGCTTCTACGCGGACTTCCCGTCCTGGGCCCAGACCGTCCTGGGCTCCGGAATCAGTGCGGGGGCGCTCGTCGCGGTCCTGCTCAACCTGTTCTTCCACCATCTCGGCACCCACGGCCGCACCGCCGTGGCACTCAAATCCTCCTAG
- the pucL gene encoding factor-independent urate hydroxylase, translating into MPTILGQNQYGKAENRVVKITRDGDTHHIKDLNVSVALSGEMDDVHYSGSNAHVLPTDTTKNTVFAFAKEHGIESAEQFGIHLARHFVTSQEPIKTARIRIEEYAWERIATSDANSRFIGSDEVKHSFVRKNQEIRTAQITFDGEKWQVVSGLKDLTVMNSTNSEFWGYVKDKYTTLKEAYDRILATDVSARWRYNWTSDEQRMPNWEKSYEQARKHMLHAFAETYSLSLQQTLYQMGSRIINNRSEIDEIRFSLPNNHHFLVDLEPFGLKNDNEVYFAADRPYGLIEGTVLRDGVEPQIPVDMTNL; encoded by the coding sequence ATGCCCACGATTCTCGGCCAGAACCAGTACGGCAAAGCAGAGAACCGCGTCGTCAAGATCACGCGGGACGGCGACACCCACCACATCAAGGACCTGAACGTCTCGGTCGCGCTCTCCGGCGAGATGGACGACGTCCACTACTCCGGCTCCAACGCGCACGTCCTGCCCACGGACACCACCAAGAACACGGTGTTCGCGTTCGCCAAGGAGCACGGGATCGAGTCCGCCGAGCAGTTCGGCATCCACCTCGCCCGCCACTTCGTGACCTCGCAGGAGCCGATCAAGACGGCGCGCATCCGCATCGAGGAGTACGCCTGGGAGCGCATCGCCACCTCGGACGCGAACTCCCGCTTCATCGGGTCCGACGAGGTCAAGCACTCCTTCGTCCGCAAGAACCAGGAGATCCGCACCGCCCAGATCACCTTCGACGGTGAGAAGTGGCAGGTCGTCTCCGGGCTCAAGGACCTGACCGTGATGAACTCGACCAACTCCGAGTTCTGGGGCTACGTCAAGGACAAGTACACGACGCTCAAGGAGGCGTACGACCGCATCCTCGCGACCGACGTCTCCGCCCGCTGGCGCTACAACTGGACCAGCGACGAGCAGCGCATGCCGAACTGGGAGAAGTCCTACGAGCAGGCGCGCAAGCACATGCTGCACGCCTTCGCCGAGACCTACTCGCTCTCGCTCCAGCAGACCCTGTACCAGATGGGTTCGCGCATCATCAACAACCGCAGCGAGATCGACGAGATCCGCTTCTCGCTGCCGAACAACCACCACTTCCTTGTGGACTTGGAGCCGTTCGGCCTCAAGAACGACAACGAGGTGTACTTCGCGGCCGACCGTCCGTACGGGCTCATCGAGGGCACCGTGCTCCGGGACGGCGTCGAGCCGCAGATCCCGGTCGACATGACCAACCTCTGA
- the uraD gene encoding 2-oxo-4-hydroxy-4-carboxy-5-ureidoimidazoline decarboxylase, with the protein MTSSSTPGLARFNTQADAEAAAALHEVCASAAWGRAVLAHRPYATTEALLSASDTATAALDAEDLAEAMAGHPPIGRPKPGDPTSSREQRGMAGASEELKAEMLELNLAYQERFGHVFLICATGATGEQMRDAVKSRIGNSPEQERGIVRTELGKINRIRLTRLVTEDA; encoded by the coding sequence GTGACTTCGAGCTCCACGCCGGGCCTCGCCCGGTTCAACACCCAGGCGGACGCCGAGGCGGCCGCCGCACTGCACGAGGTGTGTGCCAGTGCGGCATGGGGACGAGCGGTCCTCGCCCACCGCCCGTACGCCACCACCGAAGCCCTGCTCTCCGCGAGCGACACCGCCACGGCGGCACTCGACGCGGAGGACCTGGCGGAGGCCATGGCCGGTCACCCGCCGATCGGCCGCCCGAAGCCCGGGGACCCGACCTCCTCCCGCGAACAGCGGGGAATGGCCGGGGCCTCCGAGGAGCTCAAGGCCGAGATGCTCGAACTCAACCTGGCCTACCAGGAGCGGTTCGGACATGTCTTCCTGATCTGCGCCACCGGCGCCACCGGTGAGCAGATGCGCGACGCGGTGAAGTCCCGGATCGGGAACTCGCCCGAGCAGGAGCGGGGGATCGTGCGCACCGAACTGGGCAAGATCAACCGCATCCGCCTCACCCGCCTCGTCACGGAAGACGCGTAA
- a CDS encoding helix-turn-helix domain-containing protein, with protein MTGPVDHPLVTAVKPLVDAMGAELVGPGEAHPDDVVLAWEGEDVVAVRLPQLSESLDHILAAMERRHGMPLAELDRKAKQEAVRLLEARGAFSVRHGVETVAGALGVSRFTVYNYLNRENGAKSG; from the coding sequence GTGACCGGACCGGTGGACCACCCCCTCGTCACCGCCGTGAAGCCGCTCGTGGACGCCATGGGTGCCGAACTCGTCGGACCCGGTGAGGCGCACCCCGACGACGTGGTGCTGGCCTGGGAGGGCGAGGACGTCGTGGCGGTCCGGCTGCCCCAGCTCTCGGAGTCGCTGGACCACATCCTGGCCGCGATGGAGCGCCGGCACGGCATGCCGCTGGCCGAGCTGGACCGCAAGGCCAAGCAGGAGGCCGTCCGGCTCTTGGAGGCACGCGGTGCCTTCTCCGTACGCCATGGGGTCGAGACCGTGGCGGGGGCGCTGGGCGTCTCCAGGTTCACCGTGTACAACTACCTGAACAGGGAAAACGGCGCCAAGAGCGGGTAG
- a CDS encoding lactonase family protein, with translation MTSPTSRRTLLGALLAGGALAAAPSLPRSAHRPAPHHPHHPPHPAHPATRATRTLYLGTYTSTSPGGTGVGVAAYDPETAGITARTVVTGVENPSYLALHPTGGTLYAVDEQQNGGVTAIALADDFRVLGTRSTGGAGPCHLSVHPGGRWLLSANYTSGSVAVHPLADDGSVGERTDLVAHSSPAPGPGQDGPHAHQIITAPDGDHILAVDLGNDTVYTYRLDETDGTLEQTSYAALRPGAGPRHLTFHPDGRHAYLACELDNTAVVCGYDPATGVLTPGDPQSTGTGSGTSYPAQFLVTGDGRFAYLANRGHNSITRYAIEDGGAALSLLDTVPVGGDFPRHTALSPDGTLLFAANQKSGTVTAFRVDAASGSLTSVGTPYAAPAAVCVLPV, from the coding sequence ATGACGTCCCCCACCAGCCGCCGCACCCTGCTCGGAGCCCTCCTGGCGGGCGGTGCCCTCGCCGCCGCCCCCAGCCTCCCGCGCTCCGCGCACCGCCCCGCGCCCCACCACCCCCACCACCCGCCGCACCCCGCCCACCCGGCGACCCGCGCCACCCGCACCCTCTACCTCGGCACCTACACCTCGACCAGCCCCGGCGGCACCGGCGTCGGAGTCGCCGCGTACGACCCGGAGACGGCGGGCATCACCGCCCGCACCGTCGTCACGGGCGTCGAGAACCCCTCGTACCTCGCCCTCCACCCCACCGGCGGCACGCTCTACGCCGTGGACGAGCAGCAGAACGGGGGCGTCACCGCGATCGCCCTCGCGGACGACTTCCGAGTGCTCGGCACCCGGTCCACCGGCGGCGCCGGACCCTGTCACCTCTCCGTCCACCCGGGCGGGCGGTGGCTGCTCAGCGCCAACTACACCTCCGGCAGCGTTGCCGTACACCCGCTGGCCGACGACGGGTCGGTGGGGGAGCGGACCGACCTGGTCGCGCACAGCTCGCCCGCCCCCGGACCGGGGCAGGACGGCCCGCACGCGCACCAGATCATCACGGCCCCCGACGGCGACCACATCCTGGCTGTCGACCTGGGCAACGACACGGTCTACACGTACCGGCTCGACGAGACGGACGGCACCCTGGAGCAGACCTCCTACGCCGCGCTGCGGCCGGGCGCCGGCCCCCGCCACCTCACCTTCCACCCCGACGGGCGCCACGCCTACCTGGCCTGCGAGCTGGACAACACGGCGGTGGTCTGCGGTTACGACCCCGCTACGGGCGTGCTCACCCCGGGGGACCCGCAGTCCACCGGCACCGGCTCCGGCACCAGCTACCCCGCGCAGTTCCTGGTCACCGGCGACGGCCGGTTCGCCTACCTCGCGAACCGGGGCCACAACAGCATCACCCGGTACGCGATCGAGGACGGCGGGGCCGCGCTGAGCCTGCTCGACACCGTGCCCGTGGGCGGTGACTTCCCCCGGCACACCGCGCTCTCGCCGGACGGCACGCTGCTCTTCGCCGCCAACCAGAAGTCCGGCACGGTCACCGCCTTCCGGGTGGACGCCGCATCCGGCTCCCTGACCTCGGTCGGGACCCCGTACGCGGCCCCGGCGGCGGTCTGCGTGCTGCCGGTGTAG
- a CDS encoding GntR family transcriptional regulator: MDADASGTVLKRERARDAILEMIESRRPGDAIPSERSLCATLGVSRPTLRAAVDELVATGLLVREHGRGMFVAPEKITQELISADLALSVPQAAGAWSSRLLEFTTVQAGARVGRKLRMSPAADIVYVARLRLVDGAPMAIEHLHIRAELVPGLSAEELESGDLYEHLRERHDVHVHEAVQAIEPTVVTRAEARLLDVPELSPALLFERLTSDTTGRPVEYVHSLYRGDRYRIVSRLALGPAAAVEPVEGGHHPGIPPGDFAQREPITSSTRGDIQSGD; the protein is encoded by the coding sequence ATGGACGCCGACGCATCGGGGACGGTGCTCAAACGGGAGCGGGCCCGTGACGCCATCCTGGAAATGATCGAGTCCCGGCGCCCCGGCGACGCGATCCCCTCGGAGCGGTCCCTGTGCGCCACGCTCGGCGTCTCCCGGCCCACCCTGCGCGCCGCGGTGGACGAGCTGGTCGCGACGGGGCTCCTCGTGCGGGAGCACGGCCGGGGCATGTTCGTCGCGCCCGAGAAGATCACCCAGGAGCTGATCTCGGCCGACCTCGCCCTGTCGGTCCCGCAGGCGGCCGGGGCCTGGTCGAGCCGGCTCCTGGAGTTCACCACCGTCCAGGCCGGCGCCCGGGTCGGCCGCAAGCTGCGCATGTCACCGGCGGCCGACATCGTGTACGTCGCCCGGCTCCGGCTGGTCGACGGCGCGCCCATGGCCATCGAGCACCTGCACATCCGGGCCGAGCTGGTGCCCGGGCTCTCCGCCGAGGAGCTGGAGAGCGGCGACCTGTACGAGCACCTGCGCGAGCGCCACGACGTGCACGTCCACGAGGCGGTCCAGGCGATCGAGCCGACCGTGGTGACCCGGGCCGAGGCCCGCCTCCTGGACGTCCCCGAGCTGTCCCCGGCCCTGCTCTTCGAGCGGCTGACCTCGGACACCACGGGGCGCCCCGTCGAGTACGTGCACTCGCTCTACCGGGGCGACCGCTACCGCATCGTGTCCCGGCTGGCCCTCGGTCCGGCCGCCGCCGTCGAGCCGGTCGAGGGCGGCCACCATCCGGGCATCCCGCCGGGCGACTTCGCGCAGCGTGAGCCGATCACGTCCTCGACGCGGGGGGACATCCAGTCCGGTGACTGA
- a CDS encoding carbohydrate ABC transporter permease, translating to MSVIRERTAPPSPKRRAVPGTSGPPPRRRRSGEPRGLWPYALIAPAVGGMLYLLVYPLLRAVLISLQDFRLRQLITGDAEFVGLRNYRTLLSDPRFWEVVRRTFLFMAVNVVLIMAIATLVALMTERLGRIARTVVLSSLVLAWAMPVIAATTVFQWLFHSEFGIVNHLLTGAGFSSFDRYPWFAHGTAAFAILVLLVVWQSVPFAAITLYSGLTTVPTELYESARLDGASGARIFRSVTLPVLRPIFLLVFSLEVIWTFKAFVQIWVMTRGGPGDATTILPVYAVQTALSGQRYDLGSAASMVTVVLMSGVLVLYFRQMLRQEDEIR from the coding sequence GTGTCGGTCATCCGGGAACGGACCGCACCCCCCAGTCCCAAGCGCCGGGCCGTTCCCGGCACGTCCGGACCGCCGCCCCGCCGGCGGCGGTCCGGGGAACCGCGCGGCCTCTGGCCGTACGCCCTGATCGCACCGGCCGTCGGCGGCATGCTCTACCTGCTGGTCTATCCGCTGCTGCGGGCGGTCCTGATCTCGCTCCAGGATTTCCGGCTGCGGCAGCTGATCACGGGTGACGCGGAGTTCGTCGGACTGCGCAACTACCGCACGCTGCTGAGCGATCCGCGGTTCTGGGAGGTGGTCCGGCGCACCTTCCTGTTCATGGCGGTCAACGTGGTCCTGATCATGGCGATCGCGACGCTGGTCGCCCTGATGACCGAGCGGCTGGGCAGGATCGCCCGGACGGTGGTGCTCAGTTCGCTGGTGCTGGCCTGGGCGATGCCGGTGATCGCGGCCACCACGGTCTTCCAGTGGCTGTTCCACTCCGAGTTCGGCATCGTCAACCACCTGCTGACCGGCGCGGGCTTCTCCTCGTTCGACCGGTATCCGTGGTTCGCGCACGGCACCGCCGCCTTCGCCATCCTGGTGCTGCTGGTCGTGTGGCAGTCGGTGCCGTTCGCGGCGATCACCCTCTACTCCGGGCTGACCACGGTCCCGACCGAGCTGTACGAGTCGGCGCGGCTGGACGGGGCGAGCGGTGCCCGGATCTTCCGCTCGGTCACCCTGCCGGTGCTCCGGCCGATCTTCCTGCTGGTGTTCTCGCTGGAGGTGATCTGGACGTTCAAGGCGTTCGTCCAGATCTGGGTGATGACCCGGGGCGGCCCGGGCGACGCCACCACGATCCTGCCCGTGTACGCGGTGCAGACCGCGCTCTCCGGCCAGCGTTACGACCTGGGCTCGGCCGCCTCGATGGTCACCGTGGTCCTGATGTCCGGGGTGCTCGTCCTCTACTTCCGCCAGATGCTCCGCCAGGAGGACGAGATCCGATGA
- a CDS encoding carbohydrate ABC transporter permease produces MSRLRSARLRRLPLNAAAALTVLICLFPVYWMISTAFKPSKDIQSSDPQLFPRTWTLDHFRTAVQADGFGMFWRNSVLVTVSSILLALIVALASAYAVARLRWRGRRQFMLMVFIAQMAPWESLIIPIYIISRDTDMLDRLPTLTLVYFMVTLPFSVIVLRGFIGTIPPELEEAAQVDGCTRTAAFRKVALPLLAPGLLATSLFGFITAWNEFAYANFLIIKHQDSRTLPVWLSSFQNTFGTDWGATMAASTLFALPALVVFLLLQRHVTSGFAAGAVKG; encoded by the coding sequence ATGAGCCGTCTCCGTAGCGCCCGACTGCGGCGGCTTCCGCTGAACGCCGCGGCCGCGCTGACCGTCCTGATCTGTCTGTTCCCCGTCTACTGGATGATCTCCACCGCGTTCAAACCGTCCAAGGACATCCAGTCCTCCGACCCGCAGCTCTTCCCGCGCACCTGGACGCTCGACCACTTCCGCACCGCCGTGCAGGCCGACGGCTTCGGCATGTTCTGGCGCAACAGCGTGCTGGTGACGGTGAGTTCGATCCTGCTGGCCCTGATCGTCGCCCTGGCCTCGGCGTACGCGGTGGCCAGGCTGCGCTGGAGGGGGCGGCGGCAATTCATGCTCATGGTGTTCATCGCGCAGATGGCGCCCTGGGAGTCGCTGATCATCCCGATCTACATCATCTCCCGCGACACGGACATGCTGGACCGGCTGCCCACGCTGACCCTCGTCTACTTCATGGTCACGCTGCCGTTCTCGGTGATCGTGCTGCGCGGGTTCATCGGGACGATTCCGCCGGAGCTGGAGGAGGCCGCGCAGGTCGACGGCTGCACCAGGACCGCCGCGTTCCGGAAAGTGGCGCTGCCGCTGCTCGCGCCGGGTCTCTTGGCCACCTCGCTCTTCGGATTCATCACCGCCTGGAACGAGTTCGCGTACGCCAACTTCCTGATCATCAAGCACCAGGACAGCCGCACGCTGCCGGTCTGGCTGTCGTCCTTCCAGAACACCTTCGGCACCGACTGGGGCGCCACGATGGCCGCCTCCACCCTCTTCGCCCTGCCCGCGCTGGTGGTCTTCCTGCTGCTCCAGCGCCATGTCACCTCCGGCTTCGCGGCCGGCGCCGTCAAGGGCTGA
- a CDS encoding beta-N-acetylhexosaminidase, producing MPAPRPEHSLVPRPRKVSARPGRFTLTPDTGIRAYPGAEGAADLLRTLLAPGTGLPLAPSATGRIVLALDPQLSGLGEEGYGLTIGPDTVLLRAARLPGLLCGVQTLRQLLPAEALSAGARRGGAWTLPCVEISDVPAHPWRGTMLDVARHFQPVSYLRRYVDLMALHKLNTLHLHLTDDQGWRMPIAAYPKLTGIGGHRSQSMAGPPGGPVESFDGVPHSGAYTTQELRDLVRYAEARGVRVVPEIEMPGHVRAALAAHPELGNDPSRRLGVWTKWGVCDTVFGVHEEVFDFCRTVLDEVMDVFPSPYIHVGGDECPTTEWENSPAARERAAAEGLPDARALHGWFMGRIGAHVTERGRIPVGWAETGTELPPEFTVMTWRDPAHARAAARRGHQVVAAHYRATYLDYAETDAPGEPLTQPGPPVELRTVHGDRSLTDDWEPGDAVRLLGTQAQLWTEYAPTPDRIEYQTYPRLCALADRAWSGGGDGWPGFLARLGHHTTRLDALGVRYRPLTPRPLTAASPGTAPTS from the coding sequence ATGCCCGCACCCCGCCCCGAACACTCCCTCGTCCCCCGCCCCCGCAAGGTCTCCGCGCGCCCCGGCCGCTTCACTCTGACCCCGGACACCGGCATCCGCGCCTACCCCGGCGCGGAGGGCGCCGCCGACCTGCTGCGCACCCTGCTCGCGCCCGGCACCGGGCTCCCCCTCGCGCCCTCCGCCACCGGCCGCATCGTGCTCGCCCTGGACCCGCAGCTGAGCGGCCTCGGCGAGGAGGGGTACGGGCTCACCATCGGCCCGGACACGGTGCTGCTGCGGGCGGCCAGGCTGCCCGGCCTGCTGTGCGGGGTCCAGACGCTGCGCCAGCTGCTGCCCGCCGAGGCGCTGTCGGCGGGGGCCCGGCGCGGCGGGGCCTGGACCCTGCCGTGCGTGGAGATCAGCGATGTCCCGGCGCATCCGTGGCGCGGCACGATGCTCGACGTGGCCCGGCACTTCCAGCCGGTCTCCTACCTGCGTCGTTACGTGGACCTGATGGCCCTGCACAAGCTGAACACGCTGCACCTCCACCTCACCGACGACCAGGGCTGGCGGATGCCGATCGCGGCCTACCCGAAGCTGACGGGGATCGGCGGTCACCGCAGCCAGTCGATGGCCGGTCCGCCGGGCGGCCCGGTCGAGAGCTTCGACGGAGTCCCGCACTCGGGGGCGTACACCACTCAGGAGCTGCGCGACCTCGTCCGGTACGCGGAGGCGCGCGGGGTGCGGGTGGTGCCGGAGATCGAGATGCCCGGCCATGTCAGGGCCGCTCTCGCCGCCCATCCGGAGCTGGGCAACGACCCGTCGCGGCGGCTGGGCGTGTGGACCAAGTGGGGCGTGTGCGACACGGTGTTCGGCGTCCACGAGGAGGTCTTCGACTTCTGCCGGACGGTCCTTGACGAGGTCATGGACGTCTTCCCGTCGCCGTACATCCACGTCGGCGGCGACGAGTGCCCGACCACCGAGTGGGAGAACAGCCCGGCGGCCCGGGAGCGGGCCGCCGCGGAGGGGCTGCCCGACGCGCGGGCCCTGCACGGCTGGTTCATGGGCCGCATCGGGGCGCACGTCACCGAGCGGGGCCGCATCCCGGTCGGCTGGGCCGAGACCGGCACCGAACTCCCGCCCGAATTCACGGTGATGACCTGGCGCGACCCGGCCCACGCCCGCGCCGCCGCCCGCCGCGGCCACCAGGTGGTCGCCGCCCACTACCGGGCCACCTACCTCGACTACGCCGAGACGGACGCCCCCGGCGAACCGCTCACGCAGCCGGGTCCGCCCGTCGAGCTGCGCACGGTGCACGGCGACCGCTCGCTGACCGACGACTGGGAGCCGGGCGACGCGGTCCGACTCCTGGGCACACAGGCCCAGTTGTGGACGGAGTACGCGCCCACTCCGGACCGGATCGAGTACCAGACGTATCCGAGGCTGTGCGCCCTCGCGGACCGCGCCTGGTCCGGCGGCGGCGACGGCTGGCCCGGCTTCCTCGCCCGCCTCGGCCACCACACCACCCGCCTGGACGCATTGGGCGTCCGCTACCGCCCCCTGACCCCCAGGCCGCTCACCGCGGCGTCCCCAGGAACAGCGCCAACTTCGTGA